A genomic region of Exiguobacterium oxidotolerans JCM 12280 contains the following coding sequences:
- a CDS encoding rhomboid family intramembrane serine protease translates to MFSRTENLQTFTRSYPVVSLFILIQVALFVIEQLNQLLGFGFSPLSYGSAINLFIAKGEWWRVVTATFLHYDFWHIAFNTFALIIFAPALERMIGHVKFAIFYLLVGTLANVLTYITLSGELFYEQAGASGAILGLLGFYVYLGRFRRTIISVEDARLVYIFSAITAVFTLIGSNVSVFGHLYGFLLGFLAGFIFGKSAVPFTRPFNTGQRATFGGHVVHSTGSGQTGRIVFYVIVAFAVFGLLARFI, encoded by the coding sequence GTCGCTCTGTTTGTCATCGAGCAGTTGAATCAGTTACTCGGCTTTGGTTTCTCTCCACTCAGTTATGGTTCAGCGATTAATTTATTCATCGCGAAGGGCGAATGGTGGCGTGTCGTCACGGCGACATTTTTGCACTACGATTTTTGGCACATTGCCTTTAATACGTTTGCGTTGATTATTTTCGCTCCTGCGCTCGAGCGGATGATCGGGCATGTGAAATTTGCCATCTTTTACTTGCTTGTCGGAACGCTCGCTAACGTGTTGACGTACATCACGTTAAGTGGCGAATTGTTTTACGAACAGGCAGGGGCTTCAGGAGCAATCCTCGGACTGCTTGGCTTTTACGTTTATCTCGGTCGTTTTCGTCGGACGATCATTTCTGTCGAAGATGCACGACTCGTCTACATCTTTAGTGCCATCACGGCCGTCTTTACACTGATCGGCTCGAACGTTTCCGTCTTCGGTCACTTGTATGGTTTCCTCCTCGGATTCCTAGCCGGATTCATCTTCGGGAAAAGCGCTGTTCCGTTCACACGTCCGTTTAATACGGGTCAACGGGCGACGTTCGGTGGTCATGTCGTTCACTCGACAGGATCCGGTCAAACGGGACGCATCGTGTTTTATGTCATCGTTGCTTTTGCCGTTTTCGGTCTACTCGCGCGATTCATCTAA